The Papio anubis isolate 15944 chromosome 5, Panubis1.0, whole genome shotgun sequence genome has a segment encoding these proteins:
- the SLC25A46 gene encoding solute carrier family 25 member 46 isoform X2: MKTEQLNRFAGFGIGLASLFTENVLAHPCIVLRRQCQVNYHAQHYHLTPFTVINIMYSFNKTQGPRALWKGMGSTFIVQGVTLGAEGIISEFTPLPREVLHKWSPKQIGEHLLLKSLTYVVAMPFYSASLIETVQSEIIRDNTGILECVKEGIGRVIGMGVPHSKRLLPLLSLIFPTVLHGVLHYIISSVIQKFVLLILKRKTYNSHLAESTSPVQSMLDAYFPELIANFAASLCSDVILYPLETVLHRLHIQGTRTIIDNTDLGYEVLPINTQYEGMRDCINTIRQEEGVFGFYKGFGAVIIQYTLHAAVLQITKIIYSTLLQNNI; the protein is encoded by the exons ATGAAAACAG aacAGCTGAATAGATTTGCTGGATTTGGTATTGGACTTGCAAG tctctttacagaaaatgtattGGCACATCCTTGCATTGTTCTACGCCGCCAATGTCAG GTTAATTACCATGCCCAGCATTACCACCTCACTCCATTTACAGTCATCAATATTATGTACAGTTTCAACAAAACTCAG ggACCTAGAGCCCTGTGGAAAGGAATGGGAAGTACATTTATTGTCCAGGGAGTCACACTTGGAGCAGAAGGCATAATTAGTGAATTTACACCTTTGCCAAG ggaGGTTTTACATAAATGGAGTCCTAAACAAATAGGAGAACACCTTCTACTGAAATC CCTAACTTATGTGGTGGCAATGCCTTTTTATTCCGCAAGTCTGATTGAAACAGTGCag agtgAGATAATTCGAGATAATACTGGCATTTTGGAATGTGTTAAAGAAGGAATTGGAAGAGTGATAGGCATGGGAGTGCCTCACAGCAAACGACTTCTTCCGCTTCTTTCCTTGATCTTCCCTACGGTGCTTCATGGAGTTCTTCATTACATCATCAGCTCAGTTATTCAGAAATTTGTCCTACTAATTCTAAAGAGAAAGACTTACAATAGCCACCTAGCTGAGAGCACTAGCCCTGTGCAGAGTATGTTGGATGCTTATTTTCCAGAACTTATTGCTAACTTTGCTGCCAGTCTTTGTTCTGACGTTATACTTTACCCATTGGAAACAGTTTTGCACCGCCTTCACATTCAAGGAACACGCACAATAATTGACAATACAGACCTTGGCTATGAAGTGCTTCCAATTAATACACAGTATGAGGGAATGAGAGACTGTATCAATACCataaggcaggaggaaggagtgTTTGGTTTTTATAAAGGGTTTGGTGCTGTTATAATACAGTACACACTGCATGCAGCTGTTTTACAGATTACCAAAATTATTTACTCTACACTTCTTCAAAATAACATTTGA
- the SLC25A46 gene encoding solute carrier family 25 member 46 isoform X1, whose product MHPRRPDGFDGLGYRGGARDEQGFGGAFPARSFSTGADLGHWVTTPPDIPGSRNLHWGEKSPPYGVPTTSTPYEGPTEEPFSTGGGGGVQGQSSEQLNRFAGFGIGLASLFTENVLAHPCIVLRRQCQVNYHAQHYHLTPFTVINIMYSFNKTQGPRALWKGMGSTFIVQGVTLGAEGIISEFTPLPREVLHKWSPKQIGEHLLLKSLTYVVAMPFYSASLIETVQSEIIRDNTGILECVKEGIGRVIGMGVPHSKRLLPLLSLIFPTVLHGVLHYIISSVIQKFVLLILKRKTYNSHLAESTSPVQSMLDAYFPELIANFAASLCSDVILYPLETVLHRLHIQGTRTIIDNTDLGYEVLPINTQYEGMRDCINTIRQEEGVFGFYKGFGAVIIQYTLHAAVLQITKIIYSTLLQNNI is encoded by the exons ATGCATCCGCGGCGCCCGGACGGATTTGATGGCTTGGGCTACCGGGGCGGTGCCCGGGACGAGCAGGGCTTTGGCGGCGCTTTCCCTGCAAGGTCCTTCAGCACCGGGGCGGACCTGGGCCACTGGGTGACGACTCCCCCAGACATCCCCGGCAGCCGCAACCTGCACTGGGGCGAGAAGAGCCCCCCCTACGGCGTGCCCACCACCTCCACCCCGTACGAAGGCCCCACGGAAGAACCCTTTTCCactggcggcggcggcggtgtgCAGGGGCAGAGCAGTG aacAGCTGAATAGATTTGCTGGATTTGGTATTGGACTTGCAAG tctctttacagaaaatgtattGGCACATCCTTGCATTGTTCTACGCCGCCAATGTCAG GTTAATTACCATGCCCAGCATTACCACCTCACTCCATTTACAGTCATCAATATTATGTACAGTTTCAACAAAACTCAG ggACCTAGAGCCCTGTGGAAAGGAATGGGAAGTACATTTATTGTCCAGGGAGTCACACTTGGAGCAGAAGGCATAATTAGTGAATTTACACCTTTGCCAAG ggaGGTTTTACATAAATGGAGTCCTAAACAAATAGGAGAACACCTTCTACTGAAATC CCTAACTTATGTGGTGGCAATGCCTTTTTATTCCGCAAGTCTGATTGAAACAGTGCag agtgAGATAATTCGAGATAATACTGGCATTTTGGAATGTGTTAAAGAAGGAATTGGAAGAGTGATAGGCATGGGAGTGCCTCACAGCAAACGACTTCTTCCGCTTCTTTCCTTGATCTTCCCTACGGTGCTTCATGGAGTTCTTCATTACATCATCAGCTCAGTTATTCAGAAATTTGTCCTACTAATTCTAAAGAGAAAGACTTACAATAGCCACCTAGCTGAGAGCACTAGCCCTGTGCAGAGTATGTTGGATGCTTATTTTCCAGAACTTATTGCTAACTTTGCTGCCAGTCTTTGTTCTGACGTTATACTTTACCCATTGGAAACAGTTTTGCACCGCCTTCACATTCAAGGAACACGCACAATAATTGACAATACAGACCTTGGCTATGAAGTGCTTCCAATTAATACACAGTATGAGGGAATGAGAGACTGTATCAATACCataaggcaggaggaaggagtgTTTGGTTTTTATAAAGGGTTTGGTGCTGTTATAATACAGTACACACTGCATGCAGCTGTTTTACAGATTACCAAAATTATTTACTCTACACTTCTTCAAAATAACATTTGA